A region of the Actinomycetota bacterium genome:
CGAGGAGGCTCCTGCCGAGGAGGCCGTCGCGGACGACGAGCCCGCTGCCGAGGAGCATGTCGCCGAGGAGGAGGCTCTCGCGGAGGACGAGGCTCCCGCAGAGGAAGCCCCGGCATCCGACGAGGCGCCGGCCGACGAGCCCGCATCTGAGGACGCCCCGGCCGAGGACGAGGCCTAGCCTCGCATGCCGGGTCCCGAAGACACAGAGAACCTCGTCCGCTATCTCGTGACGTCGCTCGTCGACGACGCGGAGGCGGTCGACGTGACGCGCAAGGACGACGACGACTCGACCGTGATCACCATCGCGGTGGCCCCCGACGACACCGGCAAGGTGATCGGCCGCCAGGGCCGCATCATCAAGGCCATCCGGGTGCTCGCGCGCGCCACGGGCTGCACCGGCTCGCACGAGGTCGACGTGGAGGTCCTCGGCTAGGGCCGATGGACGGCTCCGGGTTCCTCGCGGTCGCACGCGTCGTGAAGCCCCACGGGCTCGCAGGCGAGCTGGCCGTGATGCCGCTCGTTCCCGGCGAGTTCGACGTTCCCGCTGGCGCCCAGGTGTGGTTCGTCCCGCCTCCCGACGGTCCGCGTTCGGGTGTCGTCGAGTCGGTCCGCCCCGGCCCGAAGGGGCCGCTGCTCAAGGTGACGGGGATCGACGCGCCCGAGTCCGCGCGCGCAGTCGCAGGATGTACCGTGCTCGCGCGCGGCGCGCAGGTCCCTGCGCTCTCCCAGGCCGCGTGTGCATTCGACCCGGTCGGCAGCACCGTCACGGACGAGGCCCGCGGCGTGATCGGCACGGTGACCGATGTCATCGTGACCGGGGCCAACGACGTGTGGGTCGTCGACGGCCCGCTCGGCGAGGTGCTCGTTCCGGTGATCGACGACGTGGTGCTCGAGGTGGACGAGGACGCGTGCGTGATCCGCGTCCGGCTCCTGCCGGGGCTCATCTTCGGCGAGCACGAGGAGGCGTGACGTGCGCATCGACATACTGAGCGTGCTGCCCGACGTGTTCGAAGCGCCGCTGTCCGCCTCGATGCTCGGGATCGCGCGCAGCTCGGGCGCACTCGATCTGCACGTCCATGACCTCCGCGGCTGGGCGCTGCCGGGGGTCCACCGGCAGGTCGACGACGCCCCGTACGGCGGCGGACCCGGCATGGTGCTGCGCTGCGAGCCGGTCTTCGACGCGGTCCGTGCCATCAGCGCGGAGGGACCCCCACCGCTGGTGGTCCTGCTCACCCCGCAGGGCCGCACGCTCGACCAGCCGCTCGTCGAGGACCTCGCCGCGCGTGAGCGCCTCCTGCTCGTTTGCGGGCGGTATGAGGGTTTCGACGAGCGCGTCCGCAGCCTCGCCGACCTGCAACTGTCCATCGGCGACTACGTGCTGACCGGCGGCGAGCTGCCGGCGATGATCGTCGTCGACGCCGTGGCACGCCTGTTGCCGGGCGTTCTGGGCGGCGAGACCTCCGCCGAGGAGGAGTCGTTCTCGTGGGGCCTGCTGGAGTATCCCCAGTACACGAGACCTCCACAGTACGAAGGTATGCGTGTCCCGGACATCCTGCTCTCCGGCGACCACGCCCGCGTGCGCGCGTGGCGCCGCACGGAGGCGGTGCGACGGACGGCGCTGCTCAGACCGGACCTGCTCGACGCCGCGGACCTCACGCCGGAGGAACGCGACCTCGTCGACCGCATCACGACCGAGAGCACCGCCCTCGAGGAGACGGAGTGACCGTGCGCGACGAAGACGAGATGACCTGGGACCGCCCGAGGGCCGACGCCGGTATGCCGACCATCGAGCCGGCACGTGCCCCCGACGAGGACCCCAGCGCGGACGAGGGCGACGCACCCCACGCGAAGGAGACGTCCGCGCTCACCCGCTGGCTGACTCCCGTGCTCGGCCCGACCGGAGCGGGCGCCGTCGCCTGGATCGTCGAGACGGCACTCCTGCTCGCCGCCGCGTTCCTCCTCGCACAGGTCGTGCGCACGTACGTGGTCCAGCCCTACGTGATCCCCACCGGATCCATGGAGCCGACCATCGCCATCCAGGACCGCGTCCTGGTCAACAAGTTCGTGTACCGCTTCCGCGATCCGCGGCCAGGCGAGGTCGTCGTCTTCACGGACCCGTCGGGCGAGACTCCCGCGCTCATCAAGCGCGTGATCGCCGTCGGCGGGCAGACCGTCGAGCTCAACGAGGGCTCCGTGGTCGTCGACGGGCAGGTACTCGACGAGCCGTACACCCACGGCAAGCCGTCCGAGCTCGGCAACGTCGCGCTCCCGTTCACCGTGCCCGAGGGCCAGATCTGGCTCATGGGCGACAACCGGGTCAACAGCAAGGACAGCCGCTGGATCGGCGCACAGCCGCTCACGGAGGTCCAGGGCCTGGCGTTCGCGACCTACTGGCCACCGGACCGCATCGGCGCCCTGCGCTAGGAAGGGCTAGGAAGGCTCGCGGGACGCGGGTGGGACGCGGCTCGCGCGGACGCGTTGCCTCGTACCACGAGCCTCGCTATACTACCCACTCGTGCCGTCGGCGGCCGTGCCGCATGACGTCGCGCGAACAGACAGCATCGAGGCAGAGGTAGCACCCATGGACAAGATCCGCCAGATCGAGGCGCAGCAGATGACCCGTGACGACCTCCCGGCGTTCCAGGTGGGCGACACGGTCAAGGTCCACTACAAGATCATCGAGGGCAACCGCGAGCGCACCCAGGTCTTCCAGGGCGTCGTGATCCGCCGCCACGGCGCGGGCAACCGCGAGACGTTCACCGTGCGCAAGGTCAGCTTCGCCGTCGGCGTCGAGCGCACCTTCCCGGTGTGGTCGCCCAAGATCGAGAAGATCGAGATCACCGGCCGCGGCAAGGTCCGCCGCAGCAAGCTGTACTTCCTGCGTGACAAGGTGGGCAAGGCCGCCCGCCTCAAGGAGCAGGCCTACTAGGGCATGGCCCGCCCGACGGTAGCCGAGTGCCGCGAGCTTCTCGCGGCCTGTGCTCCCGGAGAGCTCGACGCACTCATCGAACGCCTGTCCGGCGACGACCGGGCGGGCGTTCGTGCTCTTGCCGATGCCGCGTGTCGCCGGCGTGCGGCAGCGCGTGCCGAAGGCGAGCGCCTCGATGGCCTGCTCAAGCTGGAGCGGTCGCTGTCTGCGGGTGGCACCCTCGTGGTGGCGGGCGTGGACGAGGTCGGCCGCGGCGCGCTCGCCGGACCGGTCACGGCCGCAGCAGTCGTGCTCGGCGACGCCCCGCTGCCGGCCGGGCTCAACGACTCGAAGCGGCTCACGCCGGCGCGCAGGTCGCAGATGGCCGCACTCCTGCGCGACGGGTGCCGTGCGTGGGCGGTGGCGCACGTCTCGCACGAGGCCGTCGACGCCATCGGGATCGCACGCGCCACCCGTCAGGCCATGCAGGAGGCGCTCGCCGCGCTCGAGGTAGCGGCGGATCACGTCATCGTCGACGGCCTTCCGATCGGCGCGCACGCCTCCGAGACCGCGGTCGTCAAGGGTGACTCCAAGGTCGCCTGCGTCGCAGCGGCGTCGATCGTCGCGAAGGTCGCCCGCGACGATCTCATGGCGCGCCTCGGCGAGCGACACCCGGGCTGGGACTTCGCCGTCAACAAGGGCTACGGCACGCCTGAGCATCTCGCCCGCGTCGCCGAACAGGGCCCGTGCCCGGTCCACCGGCGCAGCTTCCTGCGCAACGTCATCGAACCGAAGCTCTGGTGACGCCCTTCTCGCCTCGCTGATCCGCGATCCTGCCGGTCTGACCTGCACGGTTGGTTCCTGTTTGGTGTCCGCTCACACCGCGTCGTCATCCTCGCTCTCAAGGGAGAGGGGGGATGCGGCATGACCGAGACCCACGCATCCGAACGGAACGACGTCGGCAGGAGGGGTGAGGACGCGGCCGTCGCGTACCTCGAGCGCTCGGGGATCCGCGTGCTCGAACGCAACTGGCGTTGCCGTGCCGGGGAGATCGACGTCATCGGGACCGACGGCGCCACGCTCGTGCTGATCGAGGTGAAGACGCGCCGCACGGTTGCCAAGGGCAGTCCCGAGGAGGCCGTCACACCGACCAAACGGCGCCGCATCGCACGGGTGGCGGCGGGGTATCTCGCCACACTGGCCGAGCAGCCGCCCGCTGTGCGCTTCGACGTCGTCACGCTGTTCGTGCTCGGCCCGGAGCGTGCGTTGCTCCGGCACCACCGGGCCGCTTTCGAGGTCGGCTCCTGATGCAGGCCGCCGTCATGACCGCCACCATCGTGGGCGTCGAGGCCGTGCCGGTGGAGGTGCAGGCCGACGTCTCCTCGGGGCTGCCCGGGTTCACGGTCGTCGGCCTCGGCGACACCGCGGTCATGGAGGCGCGCGACCGCGTGCGCTCGGCGGTCCGCGCATGCGGCTTCGAGTTCCCCAACGCGCGCGTGACGGTGAACCTCGCCCCGGCGCCGCTGCGCAAGCACGGAACCGGCTTCGACCTCCCGGTGGCACTGGCGATCCTCATCGCGACGAGGCAGGTGCCCTCGGCCTCGGCGGACGGTGCGATGGCGGTGGGCGAACTCGCGCTCGACGGAACGGTCAGGGCGGTCCCGGGCATGATCGCCTTCGGCCTCGCGGCCTCCCGTGCCGGCGCGCGGCTGCTCGCCGCCGGCGGCCGCCACGGGCCTTGGGACGGCGTGCCGGGGCTGTCCCATCGCCCGCTGCGGCGCCTCACCGAGCTGCGCCATCCGGACGCGGCCGCGCTGCCTATCGCCACCACGCTGACCGCCGGCACGGACGAAGGGCCTGACCTGGCCGACGTCCGGGGGCAGTGCCACGCCAAGCGCACGCTCGAGATTGCGGCCGCCGGTGGCCACAACGTGCTGTTCATCGGCCCGCCGGGTGCGGGAAAGACCATGCTCGCACGCAGGCTCCCCGGGATCCTGCCGCCGCTCACGGACGCCGAGCGACTCGAGACCGCCGTCGTCCACTCGGTCGCGGGATTGGATGAGGGCCCCGCGCTCGCCGGCGTCCGCCCGTTCCGCGGACCGCACCACACCGCGAGCGTCGCCGGCCTCGTCGGAGGCGGCTCGCCGCCGCGGCCGGGCGAGGCCTCGCTCGCACATCACGGGGTGCTCTTCCTCGACGAGCTGCCCGAGTTCGGTCCTGCCGCGCTGCAGGCGCTTCGGCAGCCGCTCGAGGACGGATACCTCACGCTGGTACGCGCCGAAGGGAAGATCCGGTATCCAGCTCGCTTCAACCTGGTCGCCGCGATGAACCCGTGCCCGTGCGGCTTCTTCGGCGACGACGTGCGTCGCTGCACGTGCCGCGCCGGCGACGTCGAGCGCTATCGCGGGAGGATCGGCGGTCCGCTCCTCGACCGGATCGACCTGTGCGTGCGCGTGGAGCGTCCCGCCGCGGGTGCGTTGCTGTCCGACGACACGGCAGAGACGACAGCGGCGGTGCGCGAGCGCGTGCTGGCCGCGCGTGAGCGCGCCGCGGCTCGAGGTGGTGAGGCCGCGCGCCTGTCCGGCGCCGCGCTGCTTGCGTCGTGCGAGCTGACCCTACAGGCCCGCCGTCAGCTGGAGGTCTCTGCGTCGGCGTACGACCTGTCCGGTCGCGGGATCACGCGTGCGCTCCGGGTCGCACGGACGATCGCGGACCTCGAGGGGGCAGCCCGCGTGTCACCGCTGCACGTGCGCGACGCCGTGTCGTATCGGATGGTGGACCGGTGAGCGGACCGCAGCGCTGGGAACTCGCTCTCGGGGAGGGAGGGTACCCCGAGCAGCTCCTGCATCTGAACTGCCCGCCGCGCCGG
Encoded here:
- a CDS encoding KH domain-containing protein, which encodes MPGPEDTENLVRYLVTSLVDDAEAVDVTRKDDDDSTVITIAVAPDDTGKVIGRQGRIIKAIRVLARATGCTGSHEVDVEVLG
- a CDS encoding 30S ribosomal protein S16, yielding EEAPAEEAVADDEPAAEEHVAEEEALAEDEAPAEEAPASDEAPADEPASEDAPAEDEA
- a CDS encoding YraN family protein, coding for MTETHASERNDVGRRGEDAAVAYLERSGIRVLERNWRCRAGEIDVIGTDGATLVLIEVKTRRTVAKGSPEEAVTPTKRRRIARVAAGYLATLAEQPPAVRFDVVTLFVLGPERALLRHHRAAFEVGS
- a CDS encoding ATP-binding protein; the protein is MQAAVMTATIVGVEAVPVEVQADVSSGLPGFTVVGLGDTAVMEARDRVRSAVRACGFEFPNARVTVNLAPAPLRKHGTGFDLPVALAILIATRQVPSASADGAMAVGELALDGTVRAVPGMIAFGLAASRAGARLLAAGGRHGPWDGVPGLSHRPLRRLTELRHPDAAALPIATTLTAGTDEGPDLADVRGQCHAKRTLEIAAAGGHNVLFIGPPGAGKTMLARRLPGILPPLTDAERLETAVVHSVAGLDEGPALAGVRPFRGPHHTASVAGLVGGGSPPRPGEASLAHHGVLFLDELPEFGPAALQALRQPLEDGYLTLVRAEGKIRYPARFNLVAAMNPCPCGFFGDDVRRCTCRAGDVERYRGRIGGPLLDRIDLCVRVERPAAGALLSDDTAETTAAVRERVLAARERAAARGGEAARLSGAALLASCELTLQARRQLEVSASAYDLSGRGITRALRVARTIADLEGAARVSPLHVRDAVSYRMVDR
- the trmD gene encoding tRNA (guanosine(37)-N1)-methyltransferase TrmD, whose product is MRIDILSVLPDVFEAPLSASMLGIARSSGALDLHVHDLRGWALPGVHRQVDDAPYGGGPGMVLRCEPVFDAVRAISAEGPPPLVVLLTPQGRTLDQPLVEDLAARERLLLVCGRYEGFDERVRSLADLQLSIGDYVLTGGELPAMIVVDAVARLLPGVLGGETSAEEESFSWGLLEYPQYTRPPQYEGMRVPDILLSGDHARVRAWRRTEAVRRTALLRPDLLDAADLTPEERDLVDRITTESTALEETE
- the lepB gene encoding signal peptidase I; translation: MPTIEPARAPDEDPSADEGDAPHAKETSALTRWLTPVLGPTGAGAVAWIVETALLLAAAFLLAQVVRTYVVQPYVIPTGSMEPTIAIQDRVLVNKFVYRFRDPRPGEVVVFTDPSGETPALIKRVIAVGGQTVELNEGSVVVDGQVLDEPYTHGKPSELGNVALPFTVPEGQIWLMGDNRVNSKDSRWIGAQPLTEVQGLAFATYWPPDRIGALR
- a CDS encoding 50S ribosomal protein L19; the protein is MDKIRQIEAQQMTRDDLPAFQVGDTVKVHYKIIEGNRERTQVFQGVVIRRHGAGNRETFTVRKVSFAVGVERTFPVWSPKIEKIEITGRGKVRRSKLYFLRDKVGKAARLKEQAY
- the rimM gene encoding 16S rRNA processing protein RimM, yielding MDGSGFLAVARVVKPHGLAGELAVMPLVPGEFDVPAGAQVWFVPPPDGPRSGVVESVRPGPKGPLLKVTGIDAPESARAVAGCTVLARGAQVPALSQAACAFDPVGSTVTDEARGVIGTVTDVIVTGANDVWVVDGPLGEVLVPVIDDVVLEVDEDACVIRVRLLPGLIFGEHEEA
- a CDS encoding ribonuclease HII, translating into MARPTVAECRELLAACAPGELDALIERLSGDDRAGVRALADAACRRRAAARAEGERLDGLLKLERSLSAGGTLVVAGVDEVGRGALAGPVTAAAVVLGDAPLPAGLNDSKRLTPARRSQMAALLRDGCRAWAVAHVSHEAVDAIGIARATRQAMQEALAALEVAADHVIVDGLPIGAHASETAVVKGDSKVACVAAASIVAKVARDDLMARLGERHPGWDFAVNKGYGTPEHLARVAEQGPCPVHRRSFLRNVIEPKLW